From a single Paenibacillus sp. FSL R5-0345 genomic region:
- a CDS encoding RidA family protein, translating into MSKKQVATTKAPGAIGPYSQAITTGSWVYTSGQLGLNPETGNLAEGVQEQARQALSNVQAILEEAGATLDHVVKTTVFLKDMNDFAAVNEVYSTFFKEPYPARSAIEVARLPKDGLVEIEAVARKK; encoded by the coding sequence ATGAGCAAAAAACAAGTAGCTACAACAAAAGCACCCGGAGCAATTGGTCCTTATAGTCAGGCCATCACCACGGGTAGCTGGGTATACACTTCTGGACAACTTGGTCTGAATCCGGAAACGGGAAATTTGGCGGAGGGCGTACAAGAACAAGCGCGTCAAGCGCTTAGCAATGTACAAGCCATTCTTGAAGAAGCTGGTGCAACGCTGGACCATGTAGTAAAGACAACTGTTTTCTTAAAGGATATGAATGATTTCGCGGCTGTTAATGAGGTGTATAGCACCTTCTTTAAAGAACCTTATCCTGCCCGCAGTGCCATTGAAGTTGCGCGTCTGCCTAAAGACGGACTTGTTGAGATTGAAGCGGTAGCTCGGAAGAAATAA
- a CDS encoding TspO/MBR family protein, which translates to MRRYNPYKWWNLLFFLGVIIVNVLSVTLPLGGNSTGEISDKYHTYLTPAGYAFSIWSLIYLLLAGFVIYQFRPNTSTRDSIQAIGIWFVLSCIFNMSWLFLWQYLYIELSLVAMVLMLITLIVIYRKTRLIANPTSGENWLVKLPFSIYLGWISVATIVNVSVVLEKNHWEGWGLSGSTWAVIMLCVGTLLAVVVSYPYRDSIYPLVFVWAFIAIALEQKEASNVYITGLITAGLLLLYSIWLLLTPRRNRYNRYRSY; encoded by the coding sequence TTGAGACGTTATAATCCTTATAAATGGTGGAATCTTCTGTTCTTCCTAGGTGTGATCATTGTCAATGTACTCTCAGTGACCTTGCCATTAGGCGGAAACAGCACCGGTGAAATTTCCGACAAATATCATACCTACTTGACCCCTGCTGGTTACGCTTTCTCCATCTGGTCACTAATTTATCTACTCTTAGCCGGCTTCGTCATTTATCAATTCCGACCAAATACAAGCACTCGGGATTCTATACAAGCCATTGGTATATGGTTTGTTCTGAGCTGTATTTTTAATATGAGCTGGCTCTTCCTCTGGCAATATTTATACATTGAGCTCTCTCTGGTCGCTATGGTGCTCATGTTAATCACACTGATTGTCATTTATCGAAAAACACGCCTGATCGCAAATCCTACTTCAGGCGAGAATTGGCTGGTGAAGTTACCCTTCAGTATATACCTTGGCTGGATCTCTGTGGCCACTATCGTGAACGTCAGCGTTGTTCTGGAGAAGAATCATTGGGAAGGTTGGGGCCTTAGCGGTAGCACTTGGGCCGTTATCATGCTCTGCGTGGGGACTCTGCTTGCGGTTGTGGTCAGCTATCCTTACCGAGATAGCATCTATCCACTCGTATTCGTATGGGCTTTCATCGCGATTGCCTTGGAACAAAAAGAGGCCAGCAATGTCTATATCACTGGCCTGATTACAGCAGGGCTCCTGCTGCTTTACAGCATCTGGCTACTGCTTACACCGCGTCGTAATAGGTATAACAGATACAGAAGTTACTGA
- a CDS encoding DEAD/DEAH box helicase → MTKHLYAIWLGDVLFCFSGETSEPKVDAWTRVVKRLELQGGVRPFASAALRLAEVKYPAPPVEGKPARRGLPGRTFEGLALVPSDAFELLLAWDETLCRDQGVEPGGELRYWAAAARFALELMGTGGVTPGALPPRPVGSRRRGGEQAATVCWSPAFRKQEDKEIFLQLAASMPVLALGTHIAEAGDLSSREEAGAYVLYSFMQAVMTAEIKKVIAGIESELTPYKANYRRGYSPLTELWWNSLLTGSRDIPVQGTQAEVTDLLATVNETAGSDVPQSEPEEARSGQLGLGLRLEPPGDNDEIWRLTFWAENKEEGEFWIPAKSIWSSKEREFTLWGKRYRNIQQQLLIALGRAARISPDIQRALDKPAPTGADLEPERLYFFLKETVQQLRERGITVQMPSRWSREGRRRIGMKMKMQPNVSGIDSPAPVALGMEELISFRIEASLGESTISEEELNALVEAGVPFVRFRGEWIEVDPKEIRQVLRYMKRHENGEMTAADWMRLEAEDGDERLWKGMSVTGMETSGLLSSLMRGDILRNLPVRPVPEGLHGTLRPYQERGYQWLSVLSGLGFGVCLADDMGLGKTVQVITCLLDRALSAPPEEKQEPVLILCPTSLLGNWQRELQRFAPSLKVHIHHGGRRVRGDSFLELAASHDIVLTTYHLAGRDSEDLANVHWSTVVLDEAQYIKNHRTKQAQSVMKLSAPHRIAMTGTPVENRLGELWSIFHFLNPGYLGTYHSFRQRYVSGEGGERLRELHRLVSPFLLRRLKSDPDISKDLPEKLELKSYCPLTETQAALYQGVVDEMLGVIGESSGMARRGLVLSSLTKLKQICNHPQLFRKEEGRGPRNEHSGKMEVMFEILDSIAEVGESALIFTQYVAMGELLVSKLTKRYGTAPLFLHGGIPKRERDEMVHDFQEGKGPSFFVLSLKAGGVGLNLTRANHVIHYDRWWNPAVENQATDRAFRIGQDKNVQVHKLICQGTLEERIDELIERKKNLSEQVVGSGETWLTEMSNHELKELIELQDQDWM, encoded by the coding sequence ATGACTAAGCACCTTTATGCAATATGGTTGGGGGATGTGTTATTTTGCTTCTCTGGCGAAACTTCGGAGCCTAAGGTTGACGCTTGGACCCGAGTGGTGAAGCGGCTGGAGCTGCAGGGAGGAGTGCGCCCCTTTGCGAGTGCTGCTCTGCGGTTGGCAGAAGTGAAATATCCGGCTCCTCCTGTAGAGGGAAAGCCAGCACGACGTGGATTGCCCGGGCGGACATTCGAAGGGCTTGCCTTAGTCCCTAGCGATGCATTTGAACTACTTCTGGCATGGGATGAGACGTTGTGCCGAGATCAGGGAGTGGAGCCTGGCGGCGAATTGCGCTATTGGGCAGCGGCAGCCCGCTTTGCGCTGGAGCTGATGGGTACTGGGGGAGTTACGCCAGGAGCCTTGCCACCGCGTCCGGTAGGTTCGCGTCGACGTGGTGGTGAACAGGCAGCAACAGTCTGCTGGTCTCCGGCTTTTCGAAAGCAGGAGGATAAGGAGATCTTTCTGCAGCTGGCAGCATCCATGCCGGTGTTGGCTCTAGGGACGCATATCGCTGAGGCGGGGGATTTATCCTCGCGGGAAGAGGCTGGCGCCTATGTGTTGTACTCCTTTATGCAGGCAGTAATGACTGCAGAGATAAAGAAAGTGATTGCGGGCATTGAAAGTGAACTTACACCTTACAAAGCCAACTATCGCCGCGGTTATTCCCCTTTAACGGAGTTATGGTGGAATAGCCTTCTTACAGGAAGCAGGGATATACCTGTTCAGGGAACTCAAGCAGAGGTGACAGATCTTCTGGCTACCGTGAATGAGACCGCTGGAAGTGATGTGCCGCAATCTGAACCTGAAGAAGCGCGGAGCGGTCAGCTGGGTCTTGGGCTACGTCTCGAGCCACCTGGAGATAATGACGAAATCTGGCGGTTAACCTTCTGGGCAGAGAACAAGGAAGAGGGCGAATTCTGGATTCCGGCGAAATCCATCTGGAGCAGTAAGGAGCGAGAGTTTACGTTATGGGGCAAACGCTATCGCAATATACAGCAGCAGCTTCTTATAGCGCTGGGGCGAGCAGCAAGAATCTCTCCTGATATTCAGCGCGCTCTTGATAAGCCTGCACCCACGGGAGCGGATTTGGAACCAGAGCGTCTTTATTTCTTTTTGAAGGAGACGGTGCAGCAGCTGCGTGAGCGGGGAATAACCGTGCAGATGCCATCGCGCTGGAGCCGTGAGGGACGCCGCCGGATTGGCATGAAGATGAAAATGCAGCCGAATGTTAGTGGAATTGATAGTCCTGCACCTGTGGCTCTTGGGATGGAAGAGTTGATTTCATTCCGCATTGAAGCTTCACTTGGGGAGAGTACAATCAGCGAAGAAGAATTGAACGCATTAGTGGAAGCTGGCGTACCTTTTGTACGTTTCCGCGGGGAATGGATTGAAGTAGACCCTAAAGAAATTCGCCAGGTTCTTAGATATATGAAACGCCACGAAAATGGGGAAATGACCGCAGCCGATTGGATGCGGCTAGAGGCTGAGGATGGCGATGAGCGACTCTGGAAAGGGATGTCGGTCACGGGGATGGAAACATCCGGGCTATTGTCATCGCTGATGCGGGGAGACATTTTGCGTAATCTTCCGGTCCGCCCGGTGCCTGAAGGTCTGCATGGAACGCTAAGACCTTATCAGGAGCGCGGTTATCAGTGGCTTTCAGTCCTTAGTGGTCTGGGCTTTGGAGTGTGTCTGGCTGATGACATGGGTCTCGGGAAGACGGTGCAGGTCATCACCTGCCTGCTGGATCGGGCATTAAGTGCTCCACCTGAAGAGAAGCAGGAGCCTGTGCTGATTCTATGTCCAACATCACTTCTGGGGAACTGGCAACGGGAATTACAGCGCTTTGCACCTTCGCTCAAGGTTCACATTCATCATGGTGGACGCCGTGTGCGGGGGGACAGCTTTTTAGAACTGGCTGCCAGTCATGATATCGTATTGACGACCTATCACTTAGCGGGCCGTGATAGTGAGGATTTAGCGAATGTTCACTGGTCCACTGTGGTGCTGGATGAAGCCCAGTATATTAAGAATCATCGGACGAAACAGGCACAAAGTGTGATGAAGCTATCAGCGCCGCATCGCATAGCTATGACAGGGACTCCGGTAGAGAACAGACTAGGGGAATTATGGTCTATTTTTCACTTTTTAAATCCGGGCTATTTAGGGACCTACCATTCCTTCCGGCAGCGTTATGTGTCTGGTGAGGGGGGAGAACGACTGCGGGAATTGCATCGTTTGGTGTCCCCATTCTTGTTACGGCGCTTAAAGAGTGATCCGGATATCTCTAAAGATTTACCGGAGAAGCTGGAGCTGAAGTCTTATTGTCCGCTGACGGAGACACAGGCAGCCCTGTATCAGGGTGTTGTGGATGAAATGCTTGGCGTAATTGGAGAGAGCAGTGGGATGGCTCGCAGAGGACTCGTATTGTCTTCTCTGACGAAGTTGAAGCAGATTTGTAATCATCCACAGCTCTTCCGCAAAGAAGAAGGGCGGGGTCCGCGAAATGAACATTCCGGTAAAATGGAGGTCATGTTCGAGATTCTGGACAGCATTGCGGAAGTCGGAGAATCTGCGTTGATTTTTACTCAATATGTAGCAATGGGTGAGCTCTTGGTTAGCAAGCTGACTAAACGTTATGGAACGGCACCATTGTTCTTGCACGGCGGAATTCCAAAACGAGAGCGCGACGAGATGGTCCATGATTTTCAAGAGGGGAAAGGTCCATCCTTCTTCGTACTTTCGCTTAAAGCGGGTGGCGTAGGGCTGAACCTTACAAGGGCTAACCATGTTATCCATTACGACCGTTGGTGGAATCCGGCAGTTGAGAATCAGGCGACAGACCGGGCGTTCCGGATTGGTCAGGATAAAAATGTTCAAGTGCATAAGCTGATTTGCCAAGGTACGTTGGAAGAACGCATTGATGAATTGATTGAACGTAAGAAAAATCTTTCCGAGCAAGTTGTAG